A single Candidatus Limnocylindrales bacterium DNA region contains:
- a CDS encoding O-antigen ligase family protein, whose protein sequence is MQTIAALTGVVSDDFAPVATLADASALYVAYALFLVAARLALPTLGDVRTIVTALVTLGLLESAYGALNLLAGNEYLLVFKRLAYHDSATGTLVNRNHFAYVLEMTIPLAVTTAIASLPARYSGTIAAAEEKARAGIVMVAVAVMLLALLLSRSRMGLASLVAAAVMMIGCERVLRPAGVSPSALAGRGAVAILVAITSVFVAGVGLDVAIERFSHASSDLEVGRLPIWRDSWPMALTHPLFGSGFGGYGELIASYRDGPSGFSYGHAHSDYLETAIEGGIVAVLVVAAWMTFFVRRLVRALRMTVSPERRMMIVAAATGITSVALHSTLDFGLRIPAVALTLLLLVAVFLRLTDGEEARPVVRA, encoded by the coding sequence GTGCAGACGATCGCCGCGTTGACGGGCGTCGTCTCGGACGATTTCGCACCGGTCGCGACACTGGCGGACGCGTCGGCACTGTACGTTGCCTATGCGCTGTTCCTGGTTGCGGCCCGCCTGGCTCTACCGACGCTGGGCGACGTGCGAACGATCGTGACCGCTTTGGTCACGCTCGGCCTGTTGGAAAGCGCCTACGGTGCGCTCAACCTGCTGGCGGGAAACGAATACCTGCTCGTGTTCAAGCGCCTCGCCTACCACGACTCGGCAACCGGGACGCTCGTCAACCGCAATCACTTCGCCTACGTTCTCGAGATGACGATTCCTCTCGCGGTCACCACCGCGATCGCTTCGCTGCCAGCGCGATACTCGGGGACTATCGCCGCTGCCGAAGAGAAGGCCAGGGCAGGCATCGTCATGGTCGCGGTCGCCGTCATGCTGCTGGCGTTGCTGCTCTCGCGCTCCCGCATGGGGCTCGCCAGCCTTGTCGCTGCCGCCGTCATGATGATCGGGTGCGAGCGGGTTCTCCGGCCGGCGGGCGTCTCGCCAAGTGCGTTAGCTGGCCGAGGCGCGGTGGCGATTCTGGTGGCAATCACGTCGGTCTTCGTCGCCGGCGTCGGCTTGGACGTCGCGATCGAGCGCTTCTCCCACGCGAGCTCGGACCTGGAAGTGGGCCGTCTGCCAATCTGGCGGGATAGCTGGCCGATGGCGCTGACGCATCCGTTGTTCGGGAGCGGCTTCGGCGGCTACGGTGAGTTGATCGCCTCCTATCGCGACGGGCCTTCGGGCTTCAGCTATGGCCATGCGCACAGCGATTATCTGGAGACGGCGATCGAGGGCGGCATCGTGGCGGTGCTGGTCGTGGCCGCGTGGATGACCTTCTTCGTCCGCCGCCTGGTGCGCGCTCTCCGTATGACCGTTTCGCCCGAACGTCGCATGATGATCGTAGCGGCCGCGACGGGGATCACCTCGGTCGCGCTGCACTCCACCCTGGACTTCGGCTTGCGCATTCCGGCCGTCGCGTTGACCCTGCTGCTGCTCGTCGCTGTCTTCCTCCGTCTGACGGACGGCGAGGAAGCGCGACCCGTTGTTCGTGCGTGA